The proteins below come from a single Aegilops tauschii subsp. strangulata cultivar AL8/78 chromosome 6, Aet v6.0, whole genome shotgun sequence genomic window:
- the LOC109778000 gene encoding F-box/FBD/LRR-repeat protein At1g13570: MGNYLTSTGTKPEEHVHVKPATRSTNGKGRPDIKLQDLPEDVLCSILSKLPAKEVVRTSVLASQWRSLWTACPKLSFNGAHTHGVKQHAQVFVDRVNAVLRKHRGKLVEGLEVKFMFESKLVHHLDNWIRFAISSGTKKLAFDLAPSSNLLRPGYHYTFPFHLLDKESLSCLHFLQLSFVCFKPPSHFAGLPNLRKLDLYLLKGTTRQDLENILGNCCKLECLSLVRCHLNDELRVVQPLSHLHYLKVVYCEITKIEFHAASLSTFVYDGTYIPIALRHASKLENAKISFRGAVFQHAVASLLSGLPDVQNLTLDVLILRLETRWALNSPRVFSQLRHVQIMLMISYEDHDKILYIVSFLRVAPLIERLEVHFNGTSTMWFANEGPSRREIPPCEYTHLKNLRVSGFRGARGQVEFLMHIVENAPAIQVVTVDTTQRLTDAWDPDEVKPELNSDALDMVRGPLLDRLPVGAKLLLS; encoded by the exons ATGGGCAACTATCTGACAAGCACAGGAACCAAACCAGAGGAACATGTCCATGTTAAACCAGCGACCAGATCCACCAATGGCAAGGGTAGGCCAGACATTAAACTTCAAGACCTTCCAGAG GATGTCTTATGCTCAATTTTATCAAAACTGCCTGCAAAAGAGGTTGTTCGGACCAGCGTCTTGGCGAGCCAGTGGAGGTCTTTGTGGACAGCTTGCCCCAAACTAAGTTTCAACGGTGCCCACACGCACGGGGTGAAACAGCATGCCCAGGTGTTCGTCGACCGTGTTAACGCGGTTTTGCGGAAGCACCGTGGCAAGTTAGTCGAAGGTCTCGAGGTTAAATTTATGTTTGAGAGCAAGCTAGTTCATCACCTCGACAATTGGATTAGGTTTGCTATATCGTCCGGGACAAAGAAGCTAGCTTTTGATTTGGCACCCTCATCCAATCTCCTGAGACCTGGCTATCACTACACGTTCCCATTCCATCTCCTAGACAAGGAAAGCCTATCCTGCCTACACTTTCTGCAACTTAGCTTTGTATGCTTCAAACCTCCTTCCCACTTCGCCGGTCTTCCAAACCTAAGAAAGCTCGATCTCTATTTACTGAAAGGCACCACTAGGCAGGATCTCGAGAATATCCTGGGCAACTGCTGTAAACTCGAGTGCCTGAGCCTAGTCAGATGCCACCTGAACGATGAGCTGAGAGTCGTTCAGCCGTTGTCGCACTTGCACTACTTGAAGGTTGTTTACTGTGAAATAACCAAGATAGAGTTCCACGCTGCAAGTCTCTCCACCTTTGTGTACGATGGAACATACATACCTATTGCCCTCCGTCACGCTTCCAAACTGGAAAATGCAAAAATTTCGTTCCGCGGTGCAGTTTTTCAGCATGCTGTCGCGTCACTCCTCAGCGGGCTTCCAGATGTACAAAACCTGACGCTGGATGTTTTAATTCTACGGCTAGAG ACCCGATGGGCGTTAAATAGTCCTCGCGTGTTTTCTCAGCTCAGGCATGTGCAGATAATGTTGATGATATCTTACGAAGATCATGATAAAATTCTCTACATAGTTTCGTTTCTAAGGGTTGCTCCGCTCATTGAAAGGCTGGAAGTACAT TTTAATGGGACTTCTACCATGTGGTTTGCAAATGAGGGACCTTCCAGACGAGAGATCCCGCCATGTGAATACACGCATCTGAAGAATCTCCGTGTCTCAGGTTTCAGAGGGGCGAGAGGCCAAGTTGAATTCCTTATGCACATTGTGGAGAATGCCCCTGCGATACAGGTTGTGACTGTGGATACAACTCAAAGACTGACTGATGCTTGGGATCCAGATGAAGTAAAGCCAGAACTCAATAGTGATGCGCTTGATATGGTTAGAGGCCCTCTGCTCGACAGACTCCCAGTGGGTGCAAAGCTTCTTCTCTCTTAA
- the LOC109777998 gene encoding uncharacterized protein → MAAAGSEAERSGEKPPANAPALEAARTMSPERGIQSPVNGGPGKEPSGEAKVVEERREDGVQAADAERSDESTKADEGAFVDSTKAENIKKLQSEAPTDDPDGEPADVKSNGKNVDAATSAAKEDGNPVEEDPTNVPEAEDPSSTNPAGTSRSWSSTVFKAGKAIEESSRYVGSWHAPLQHSSDFL, encoded by the exons ATGGCGGCCGCCGGCTCGGAGGCTGAGCGGAGCGGCGAGAAGCCGCCGGCGAATGCGCCCGCCTTGGAGGCCGCCAGGACGATGTCGCCGGAGCGCGGCATCCAGTCGCCCGTGAACGGAGGCCCAGGGAAGGAGCCGTCGGGGGAGGCCAAGGTCGTCGAAGAGCGGCGGGAGGATGGGGTCCAAGCGGCCGACGCGGAGCGCAGCGACGAATCGACCAAGGCGGACGAGGGGGCCTTCGTCGACTCGACCAAGGCGGAGAACATCAAGAAGCTGCAGTCGGAGGCGCCCACCGACGACCCGGACGGCGAGCCTGCAGATGTCAAGAGCAACGGCAAGAACGTCGACGCGGCCACGAGCGCCGCCAAGGAGGACGGGAACCCGGTGGAGGAGGACCCCACCAACGTCCCGGAGGCGGAGGACCCGAGCAGTACCAATCCGGCTG GTACCTCAAGGTCTTGGTCAAGCACGGTATTCAAGGCTGGGAAAGCCATCGAGGAATCTAGTCGCTATGTTGGTAGCTGGCACGCGCCGCTGCAACACAGCAGCGATTTCCTGTGA
- the LOC109777999 gene encoding vignain-like — MVRAIVMILLMAIVLVATTPTTHAMDITDRDLASEESQWALYERWCKHHNVGDKLSDKARRFKVFKENARMIHEFNQGDAPYKLSLNLFGDMTDEEVDHMYGRCSNIRPDGGKRSQDQFTHEVVVARDNLPMYVDWRMTGYDQRPSVVTSVKRQGGCGSCWAFAAAAAVEGINSIRTRNLVSLSAQQLVDWDKGSGGCVGGGALVALKYIYNHGGITTKASYPYVAYKHTYCLVSKRNPVITIDGIKEVPQKDEVALMQAVAAQPVVVVVDPNAFRRYGGGVFVGPCGTDRTHSMLVVGYGTTDDHDPKRRIDYWIIKNS; from the coding sequence ATGGTAAGAGCAATTGTAATGATATTACTCATGGCCATCGTGCTTGTTGCCACTACGCCGACGACACACGCCATGGACATCACAGATAGGGACTTGGCGTCTGAGGAGTCCCAATGGGCACTATACGAGCGCTGGTGCAAGCATCACAATGTGGGAGACAAACTCAGTGACAAGGCTCGGCGCTTCAAAGTGTTCAAGGAGAACGCTCGCATGATCCATGAATTCAACCAAGGTGACGCACCCTACAAGCTGAGCCTCAACCTCTTCGGCGACATGACTGATGAAGAGGTTGACCACATGTATGGTCGCTGCTCCAACATTAGGCCGGACGGCGGGAAGCGGAGCCAAGACCAGTTCACACACGAAGTTGTTGTCGCGCGTGACAACTTACCAATGTATGTGGACTGGCGCATGACAGGCTACGACCAACGCCCGTCAGTTGTGACAAGCGTGAAGAGACAAGGAGGGTGCGGGTCTTGTTGGGCTTTTGCGGCGGCAGCAGCAGTGGAGGGCATCAACTCCATCAGGACGAGGAACCTGGTGTCATTGTCAGCGCAACAGCTCGTAGACTGGGACAAGGGAAGTGGTGGTTGTGTTGGCGGCGGCGCACTAGTGGCCTTAAAATACATTTATAATCATGGCGGCATCACCACAAAGGCTAGCTACCCATACGTTGCCTATAAGCATACCTACTGCTTGGTGTCGAAACGTAACCCTGTCATCACCATCGATGGCATCAAAGAGGTGCCGCAAAAGGATGAGGTGGCATTAATGCAGGCGGTGGCAGCCCAACCCGTTGTTGTGGTGGTTGACCCGAACGCCTTCAGGCGCTATGGAGGAGGCGTCTTTGTGGGTCCGTGTGGTACGGATCGGACCCACTCAATGTTGGTGGTGGGCTACGGCACCACCGATGACCATGACCCCAAAAGACGCATAGATTACTGGATCATAAAGAACTCATAG